The Candidatus Neomarinimicrobiota bacterium genome has a window encoding:
- a CDS encoding MMPL family transporter, protein MRKVAQWVVKFRVPLLIAIIIITLFFAYQIKNIKINSDWSTYLKKDDPIIELFHYVGERFNGNVTAAIAIETENVFSYEVLKDIADMTEKLKSIQGINSVTSLADIIDIRSVEGILEVRKLIDTESIPENKEKLDSLKQYVLSRDMYNGRIVSSDSKVTIIICVINPGTDEEKLSGEIKKICDDYKNKYKIYYAGIPMQMLELSEIVKKDLIRLVPFAIIVLILMLYLNFGDFKSVSLPLISVVISTVWCIGFMVLVGVEFSIISNVLPVVLITVGSAYGVHLVAHFRELKKEIRDREKLVIETVTHVGIPIFLAALTTLIGFLSFIGSYVTIVTEFGIFSAIGVFIALVISIVFIPILLYYMSRKKFIEKSLFDKPLEKFLLQIKALVLRHNKWIVAFALAIIIISIIGLPLLRRDSNIMKYFKENTDIRIAERVMKKYFGGSYTIQVLVRGDMKHPAVLKKMIEVEKYLNSIENVSKAQSVADYICEMNRVMNGHYTIPETKQGVSNLYFFIENEPIISQMVTSDFKEGLIQARIYTLDTKKIIQLVDSVDKYINSEINSRLTYVEKAHILKNSPIDSFITKKIVENIIFDIKKYYPHKSIDFDGVYKNIITAGSKENFPFSSYLKKRLISRLNDFFSYESAIIIDSDNLIRALTDELTEIISNGSPPLQIVVENKFKEHKLYEQFSKEEIDATVEAILDIWDEFYKNAKADYIANVLISNYDLGRNNTELFQDIRDDLWILNEDHFIIPYSLSQKFNIKGEEINIDMSQTGTPSIFKRLDESIVKSQIISLAIAIALVYLLLVIQLKSFIGGLYALTPIVITILFNFALMAFFNVPLDMVTVIIASIAIGIGIDYSIHFINRFKMEFDEHGSIEKVLESTLLTTGKAIMINAISIIAGFLILAFGELIPVQRFGWLIATTMVISVLGAITVLPSLVISTRSKFIGDFSSMKIFNMNSFKIGGKK, encoded by the coding sequence ATGAGAAAAGTTGCTCAGTGGGTGGTCAAATTTAGAGTACCTCTACTTATCGCAATCATTATTATAACATTATTCTTTGCTTACCAGATAAAAAATATCAAAATCAATAGCGACTGGTCTACCTATCTTAAGAAAGATGACCCAATTATAGAACTTTTTCACTACGTAGGTGAAAGATTCAATGGTAATGTCACAGCGGCAATTGCAATTGAGACCGAAAATGTATTTTCATACGAGGTTCTAAAGGACATTGCTGACATGACAGAAAAGCTAAAATCCATTCAGGGAATAAATTCAGTTACAAGTCTTGCTGATATAATAGATATAAGAAGTGTAGAAGGAATCCTCGAAGTAAGGAAGCTTATTGATACAGAAAGTATACCTGAAAATAAAGAAAAGCTCGATTCACTAAAACAGTATGTACTTTCCAGAGATATGTATAATGGACGAATTGTTTCAAGTGATTCAAAAGTTACAATAATTATATGTGTAATTAATCCCGGCACTGATGAAGAAAAATTATCCGGCGAGATAAAAAAGATTTGTGATGACTATAAAAACAAATACAAAATCTACTATGCCGGTATCCCGATGCAAATGCTGGAATTGTCCGAAATCGTAAAAAAGGATTTAATCAGGCTGGTTCCATTTGCCATAATTGTACTAATATTAATGCTTTATTTAAACTTCGGCGATTTTAAAAGTGTATCTTTACCTCTAATATCTGTTGTTATAAGCACAGTATGGTGTATCGGATTTATGGTTCTGGTTGGTGTGGAATTTTCCATTATTTCTAATGTTTTACCGGTTGTACTGATTACCGTCGGTTCTGCCTACGGAGTCCATCTTGTTGCACATTTCAGAGAACTAAAAAAGGAAATAAGGGATAGAGAAAAATTGGTTATAGAAACCGTAACCCATGTTGGAATACCTATATTCCTTGCAGCATTAACAACATTGATCGGATTTCTTTCATTTATCGGCTCTTATGTAACAATTGTAACGGAATTTGGAATTTTCTCGGCGATTGGTGTGTTCATTGCACTTGTAATTTCGATCGTGTTCATCCCGATTCTATTGTACTACATGAGCAGGAAAAAATTCATAGAAAAAAGCCTATTCGATAAACCTCTGGAAAAATTTCTGTTACAGATAAAAGCACTTGTTCTAAGGCATAATAAATGGATCGTAGCATTTGCTCTGGCAATAATAATCATTTCTATTATTGGATTACCATTACTGCGAAGAGATAGCAACATAATGAAGTATTTTAAAGAAAACACAGATATAAGAATTGCTGAAAGAGTCATGAAAAAATATTTTGGTGGATCATATACTATACAGGTTCTGGTCAGAGGCGACATGAAACATCCTGCTGTTTTGAAAAAAATGATAGAAGTTGAAAAATATCTCAATTCCATTGAGAATGTAAGCAAAGCTCAGTCAGTTGCCGATTATATATGTGAAATGAATCGTGTAATGAATGGACATTACACTATACCAGAGACAAAACAGGGTGTTTCAAACCTCTATTTCTTCATTGAAAACGAACCGATCATAAGCCAGATGGTAACCAGCGATTTTAAAGAAGGTCTTATTCAGGCACGGATATATACACTAGATACAAAAAAAATAATTCAACTTGTAGATTCTGTTGATAAATATATAAATAGCGAAATAAATAGCAGGTTAACCTATGTTGAAAAAGCACACATTTTAAAGAATTCTCCTATTGACAGCTTCATTACCAAGAAAATAGTTGAAAATATAATATTTGACATAAAAAAGTACTATCCACATAAAAGCATAGATTTTGATGGAGTTTATAAGAACATTATAACTGCAGGTAGTAAAGAAAATTTCCCTTTCAGTAGCTATCTGAAAAAAAGGCTAATAAGTAGACTAAATGACTTTTTCAGTTATGAATCGGCAATTATAATTGATTCCGACAATCTAATAAGAGCACTTACTGATGAATTAACAGAGATTATATCAAATGGCTCTCCACCATTGCAGATAGTTGTTGAAAATAAATTCAAGGAGCATAAACTATACGAACAATTCTCCAAGGAGGAAATAGATGCTACAGTAGAAGCAATACTTGACATCTGGGACGAGTTTTATAAAAATGCAAAAGCGGATTATATCGCAAATGTACTTATATCAAATTATGATCTCGGCAGAAACAATACCGAACTATTTCAGGACATAAGAGATGATCTGTGGATATTAAATGAAGACCATTTTATAATACCTTACTCCCTTTCCCAAAAATTTAATATAAAAGGTGAAGAAATAAATATAGACATGTCGCAAACAGGTACTCCATCGATATTCAAAAGGCTTGACGAGAGTATAGTAAAGAGTCAGATAATTAGCCTGGCTATTGCAATCGCTTTGGTGTACCTGCTCTTGGTGATTCAATTGAAATCATTCATAGGTGGACTATATGCGTTAACACCTATTGTGATAACAATTTTGTTTAATTTTGCCCTGATGGCATTTTTCAATGTACCACTTGATATGGTAACAGTAATAATTGCAAGCATCGCTATTGGAATAGGGATAGACTACTCCATTCATTTCATAAATAGATTTAAAATGGAATTTGATGAACATGGTAGTATTGAAAAAGTACTTGAATCAACTCTACTAACAACGGGAAAAGCAATTATGATCAACGCAATCTCTATAATTGCAGGATTTTTAATACTGGCCTTTGGCGAATTAATTCCGGTTCAAAGATTCGGCTGGCTTATAGCAACAACAATGGTGATCAGTGTGCTTGGGGCAATAACAGTGTTACCATCACTCGTAATTTCAACAAGATCAAAATTTATTGGTGACTTCAGTAGCATGAAGATTTTTAATATGAACTCTTTTAAAATCGGAGGTAAAAAATGA
- a CDS encoding outer membrane lipoprotein-sorting protein has translation MRAGKIVIAILIFILYLFPDQKGDEILKKVTKTVSAPKDMKAIITIELIDKNGNKRHRKAEMYTKEDEKRIIRFTEPADQRGIAFLALPGDIQYLYMPAFRKVRRIASHIKNTKFAGTDFTYEDLATSKYDKDFKANILKETDSLFTLELIPKPGVNKSYSKLIMHVRKDIYFPTSIEFYDKNGEIEKILYNKKIDRHGNYWHAKEMLMDNLKENHKTRMIFDEVTFDTNISDDIFTQRQLIRWR, from the coding sequence ATGAGAGCTGGGAAAATTGTCATTGCTATTTTAATATTTATTTTATACCTATTTCCTGATCAAAAAGGGGATGAAATACTCAAAAAGGTAACTAAAACTGTATCAGCACCGAAGGACATGAAAGCTATTATAACAATTGAGCTAATTGATAAAAATGGAAACAAAAGGCACCGAAAGGCAGAAATGTATACCAAGGAAGATGAAAAGAGAATAATCCGATTTACAGAGCCTGCTGACCAAAGAGGGATAGCATTTCTTGCATTACCTGGAGATATACAATATCTATATATGCCTGCTTTCAGGAAAGTGAGAAGAATCGCATCGCATATTAAAAATACAAAATTTGCTGGCACTGATTTTACCTATGAAGATCTTGCAACATCAAAGTATGATAAAGATTTTAAGGCGAATATTTTAAAAGAGACAGACTCACTTTTTACGCTTGAATTGATCCCCAAACCTGGTGTTAATAAAAGCTACAGTAAACTTATCATGCATGTCCGTAAAGACATATACTTTCCAACAAGTATAGAATTCTATGATAAAAATGGTGAGATTGAAAAAATACTTTATAATAAAAAAATTGATAGACATGGTAACTACTGGCATGCAAAAGAAATGTTGATGGACAATCTGAAAGAAAATCATAAAACAAGGATGATATTTGACGAAGTAACTTTTGATACAAATATAAGCGATGATATTTTTACACAGAGACAACTAATACGATGGAGATAA